A part of Legionella sainthelensi genomic DNA contains:
- a CDS encoding HlyC/CorC family transporter, with protein sequence MELHLSTLSILLLFLILLAAFFAGTEIGMMSINRYKLKHLVKKGNKQAIRVNQILARPDRLLSVVLIGNTLANIFASTIATLIGQHLYGDVGIAVATALLTLVILVFSEMIPKTFAAIHPQKVAFATSLPLRILQWIFAPLVYVSSSMSNGVLRLFRVSVDKMQKEALTGEELRSVVHEAGGLLPVEHKSMLISLLDLETATVEDIMIPKSEIVGIDIEKPWSEILEQLETAKHTRLPLYRDSVDDLVGMIHMRDALNLAIEDKLDLNSLLHAADEPYYIPEATPLNVQLSNFKKMKKRSSFVVDEYGNIQGLVTMEDILEEIVGEFTTDVAALSRDITPQNDGSVIVDASLTLRHLNRLMGWQLPHIGPKTLSGLIVEYLGYIPPAESCLTIDSYRIEILKVGDNTIKSVKMFKIGKKPQILELFATKK encoded by the coding sequence GTGGAACTTCATCTTTCTACTCTATCCATCCTATTATTATTTTTAATCTTACTGGCTGCTTTTTTTGCTGGTACTGAAATCGGAATGATGTCTATTAATCGGTACAAATTAAAACATCTAGTAAAGAAAGGAAACAAGCAAGCCATTAGAGTGAATCAGATTCTTGCCCGTCCGGATCGATTATTAAGTGTGGTGTTAATCGGTAATACATTGGCCAATATTTTTGCCTCAACAATAGCAACTTTGATTGGCCAGCATCTCTATGGGGATGTTGGAATTGCTGTAGCAACAGCTCTTTTAACACTAGTCATCTTAGTATTTTCGGAAATGATTCCTAAAACATTTGCTGCCATTCACCCCCAAAAAGTTGCTTTTGCCACGTCGTTGCCATTAAGAATTTTGCAATGGATTTTTGCGCCTTTAGTCTATGTAAGCAGTTCAATGTCTAACGGGGTCTTACGCTTATTCCGTGTCTCTGTGGATAAAATGCAAAAAGAAGCATTAACCGGTGAAGAATTACGCTCAGTAGTTCATGAGGCGGGGGGATTATTGCCTGTTGAGCATAAAAGCATGTTGATTAGTCTCTTAGATTTAGAAACAGCCACAGTGGAAGACATCATGATTCCTAAATCAGAGATTGTTGGGATCGATATCGAAAAACCTTGGTCAGAAATATTGGAGCAATTGGAAACTGCAAAGCATACCAGACTACCTTTATACCGTGATTCAGTAGATGATTTAGTAGGAATGATTCACATGCGCGATGCTTTAAATCTGGCTATAGAAGATAAATTGGATCTTAATAGTTTACTGCATGCAGCGGATGAGCCCTATTATATTCCTGAGGCTACCCCATTAAATGTCCAGCTCTCGAATTTTAAAAAAATGAAAAAGCGCAGCTCTTTTGTGGTTGATGAATATGGAAACATTCAAGGATTAGTCACAATGGAAGATATTCTTGAAGAGATTGTAGGTGAGTTTACTACAGATGTAGCTGCATTGAGTCGAGATATCACGCCTCAAAATGATGGCTCAGTTATTGTGGATGCGAGTTTAACGTTACGCCATTTAAATCGATTAATGGGGTGGCAATTACCGCATATCGGCCCCAAAACTTTAAGTGGCTTAATTGTTGAATATCTTGGCTACATTCCACCAGCAGAATCATGTTTAACTATAGACAGTTATCGTATTGAAATATTAAAAGTAGGAGATAATACGATTAAAAGTGTGAAAATGTTTAAAATAGGTAAAAAGCCACAAATTCTAGAGCTTTTTGCAACAAAAAAATAG
- a CDS encoding histidine triad nucleotide-binding protein, which produces MNCLFCKIAQGAIPASVVFEDDEIMAFRDLNPQAPKHVLIIPKQHISTLNDASDEHQTLLGKMMLRAKKIAHAEGISDSGYRLVLNINSDGGQTVYHIHLHLLGGRHMTWPPG; this is translated from the coding sequence ATGAATTGCTTGTTTTGCAAAATTGCACAAGGTGCAATCCCTGCATCAGTAGTTTTTGAAGATGATGAGATAATGGCATTTCGTGATCTGAATCCGCAAGCTCCTAAGCATGTACTGATAATACCAAAGCAGCATATTTCTACGTTGAATGATGCCAGCGATGAACACCAAACCCTGTTGGGAAAAATGATGTTAAGGGCAAAAAAAATTGCTCACGCTGAAGGAATTAGTGATTCAGGCTATCGATTAGTTCTTAACATCAATTCCGACGGAGGCCAGACAGTGTATCATATTCATTTACATTTACTGGGCGGACGTCACATGACTTGGCCACCAGGTTAG
- a CDS encoding sulfatase-like hydrolase/transferase: MLIVLSVSVSGLSLLIINGIIYRKSLYTLAVIAILPLIVNLTHNQPSQPSTSEKPNIILLGIDSLSPDSVNSKSMPFFSKLVNQSTQFTDSISPLARTYPAWSSILTGLYAEHHHGEENLVAKDMVKSELSIAWMLKRQGYTTIYATDDRRFNNIDKEFGFEDVIGPKLGINDVILGTSNDLPLSNLLINFRIGSWLFPYNYSNRASYFSYYPQTFTTKLKHDLASEVHTMPVFLGVHFTLPHWPYAWASSLPEQVNNEFSLEKRDVLYQQALKKVDKQFESFFMYLQENHYLDNCLLIVLSDHGEVLYHPNSRLTNYSNYQGSLPSKFAEYLKEKTATDLNKSAGHGSDILSPKQYHNVLAFRIYKNGQLITKDDKINTRVALIDLSPTILDFLHLQNKQKMDGISLLPAVLNPNYILPKRTFFIESGIFPNQKLSKEKSINIGHLFYMVNPETGELEIKPNKMQYFEKQKLYGIIKNNWVLVLYPDDKNYIPVIQNLSTGAWDDDLKSNFAKATPAAQMYLQLHQFYGKKLFLPLP; encoded by the coding sequence ATGCTTATAGTATTAAGCGTTTCAGTATCAGGATTAAGCCTTTTAATCATTAACGGCATTATTTATCGAAAAAGTTTATATACGTTAGCAGTCATAGCCATTCTTCCTTTAATCGTAAATCTGACTCATAATCAACCTAGCCAACCCTCTACTAGTGAAAAACCTAACATTATCTTATTAGGAATAGATTCCCTAAGTCCAGATAGTGTTAACTCCAAAAGCATGCCTTTTTTCTCTAAACTAGTAAACCAAAGCACTCAATTTACTGATTCAATCAGCCCACTTGCAAGGACCTACCCTGCATGGTCAAGTATTTTAACGGGATTATATGCAGAACATCATCATGGCGAAGAAAATTTAGTAGCAAAAGATATGGTCAAAAGTGAGTTAAGTATCGCTTGGATGCTTAAAAGACAAGGATACACCACAATTTATGCGACAGACGACAGGCGATTTAATAATATAGACAAGGAGTTTGGGTTTGAAGACGTTATTGGTCCTAAGCTCGGTATTAATGATGTCATTCTTGGAACGTCTAATGATTTGCCACTCTCTAATCTGCTAATTAACTTTCGAATTGGCTCCTGGCTATTTCCTTATAATTACAGTAATCGAGCGAGTTATTTCTCTTACTACCCACAAACATTTACAACTAAATTAAAACACGACCTCGCCTCAGAGGTACACACTATGCCGGTTTTTTTGGGAGTTCATTTCACACTCCCGCACTGGCCTTATGCATGGGCATCATCCTTACCTGAACAAGTTAATAATGAATTTAGTCTTGAGAAAAGAGATGTTCTTTATCAACAAGCTTTAAAAAAAGTCGATAAACAATTTGAATCTTTTTTCATGTACTTACAAGAAAATCATTATTTGGATAACTGTCTTCTAATCGTGTTAAGCGATCATGGGGAAGTGTTGTACCATCCTAACTCTCGTTTAACTAATTATTCTAATTATCAAGGATCGCTTCCTAGCAAATTTGCAGAATACCTCAAAGAAAAAACCGCTACTGATTTAAATAAAAGTGCAGGTCATGGTTCAGATATATTAAGTCCTAAACAGTATCATAATGTATTGGCTTTCAGAATTTATAAAAACGGACAATTAATTACAAAGGATGACAAAATTAACACGAGAGTTGCATTAATTGATCTTTCACCTACAATTCTCGATTTTCTACATTTGCAAAATAAGCAAAAAATGGATGGAATTTCATTACTTCCTGCCGTGCTGAATCCTAACTATATTTTACCAAAACGGACGTTTTTTATTGAAAGCGGCATATTCCCTAACCAAAAATTATCAAAAGAGAAATCCATAAATATTGGTCATTTATTTTATATGGTTAACCCTGAAACAGGGGAGCTTGAAATTAAACCTAATAAAATGCAATATTTTGAAAAGCAAAAGCTCTATGGAATAATCAAAAATAATTGGGTGCTGGTCCTTTACCCCGATGATAAGAATTATATACCCGTGATTCAAAACCTCTCTACTGGTGCCTGGGATGATGATCTAAAAAGCAACTTTGCGAAAGCCACACCTGCTGCTCAAATGTATCTACAACTCCATCAGTTTTATGGAAAAAAACTCTTTTTGCCTTTACCTTAA
- the recR gene encoding recombination mediator RecR, with translation MDILTRLVEALRCLPGVGPKSAQRMVFHLLQHQRQRGLLLASCLEQAMNQIQHCERCANYTEHNLCAICQNADRDASLLCVVESPADVSAIEQSNAFKGKYFVLMGKISPLDGLGPDDIGLPRLKELIIQENIKEVILALSPSVEGQTTIHFIHQLLRDQPVNMTQLAHGIPSGGELEFLDGNTIGNALRNRAIIHV, from the coding sequence ATGGATATTTTAACTCGCTTGGTCGAAGCACTCCGCTGTCTTCCAGGCGTAGGCCCAAAATCTGCGCAACGTATGGTTTTTCACTTGCTCCAGCATCAACGGCAGCGAGGATTGCTCCTGGCTTCTTGCTTGGAGCAAGCAATGAATCAAATACAGCATTGTGAGCGTTGTGCTAATTACACCGAGCACAACCTTTGTGCTATCTGCCAAAACGCAGATAGAGACGCCTCCTTACTTTGTGTCGTAGAAAGTCCAGCCGATGTATCCGCTATAGAACAAAGCAATGCCTTTAAAGGTAAATATTTCGTCCTTATGGGAAAAATCTCTCCACTGGATGGATTAGGACCGGATGACATAGGGCTACCACGACTCAAAGAGCTTATCATTCAAGAAAATATTAAAGAAGTAATATTAGCGTTGAGTCCTAGTGTAGAAGGACAAACCACCATCCATTTTATTCATCAACTTTTGCGTGATCAGCCAGTAAATATGACGCAGTTAGCTCATGGTATACCTTCAGGCGGAGAATTAGAGTTTTTGGATGGTAATACTATAGGGAACGCTCTTCGTAACAGAGCAATAATCCATGTTTAA
- a CDS encoding winged helix-turn-helix domain-containing protein: MLQSSYLLFIDEDPISDELKNYFAQFNIKIVQKKQLEPMQNISGVPAAILIHWSILKSDPQMIHQFYTNYPVPLLVINGTADEDACIQVLEAGADDFIVKPLYPRELHARISAINRRVLRAQHHIEYEKEVLIFSNWKLYPASRQVFRDDHQELSLSAGEYDLLLTFVQQPQRVLDRELLLQITKNSDLNPFDRRIDVQISRLRQKIEVDAKKPALIKTIRNGGYMFTAQVIALKESDIRS; this comes from the coding sequence ATGCTACAATCAAGCTATCTGCTATTTATTGATGAAGATCCAATCAGTGACGAGCTAAAAAATTATTTTGCACAATTTAATATAAAAATAGTTCAAAAAAAACAGCTTGAACCAATGCAAAATATATCAGGAGTACCTGCAGCAATTCTAATTCATTGGTCGATTTTAAAAAGTGATCCGCAGATGATTCATCAGTTTTATACAAACTATCCTGTACCTTTATTAGTGATAAACGGTACCGCAGATGAAGATGCATGTATTCAAGTACTCGAAGCAGGGGCTGATGATTTCATAGTAAAGCCTCTTTATCCCAGGGAGCTGCATGCGCGAATAAGTGCCATTAATCGGCGTGTTTTAAGAGCACAACACCACATTGAGTATGAAAAAGAAGTGCTTATTTTTTCCAACTGGAAACTTTATCCTGCATCCAGACAAGTTTTTCGCGATGACCATCAAGAATTGTCATTAAGTGCAGGGGAGTATGATTTATTACTCACTTTTGTTCAACAACCACAACGAGTTTTAGATCGAGAGCTTTTATTACAAATTACTAAAAATAGCGATCTAAATCCTTTTGATCGAAGAATTGATGTACAAATAAGCAGACTGCGTCAAAAAATCGAGGTGGATGCAAAAAAACCTGCATTAATTAAAACTATTCGCAACGGCGGCTATATGTTTACCGCACAAGTCATCGCGTTAAAAGAAAGTGATATAAGGTCTTAA
- the pnp gene encoding polyribonucleotide nucleotidyltransferase, protein MAKFTKEIAFGDHTLILETGEVARQADGAVFASMNGTQVLATVVGKKDGGENSGFFPLTVNYQEKFYAVGKIPGGFNKREGRPTELETLISRLIDRPIRPLFPEGFCNEVQVIATVLSLNPEVSPDIVAMIASSAALALSGVPFNGPIGAARVGYRDGIYLLNPSRKELEHSKLDLVVAGTKSAILMVESEAKELSEDIMRGAIMFGHEMMKNVIKGIEELAAQGGKARWDWSPREVDVNLQSRVSDMIKHEVEAAYLIKDKQERYQRLAELKDQTITALQAENEELNADIISNLFVELESATVRNRILDGEPRIDGRDCKTVRPIAIRTKLLERAHGSVLFTRGETQAIVVATLGNERDAQILDNITGETKDRFMLHYNFPPYSVGETGMIGSPKRREIGHGRLAKRAIMAVLPESNEFPYVLRVVSEITESNGSSSMATVCGTSLALMDAGVPLKAPVAGVAMGLIKEGDRYAVLTDILGDEDHLGDMDFKVAGTEHGITALQMDIKIQGITSEIMEQALDQALAGRMHILGVMNNALAEHREELSQHAPRITTMKVAEDKIRTIIGKGGATIKGLIDSTGVSIDIDDTGVVQLFSPDLQALEEAQKQIKSLIAEIEVGQTYQGKVSKIVDFGAFINLLPGKDGLLHISQICNDRAQKVDTVLQEGQEIEVFVAGIDKQGRVKLEWKDKPKNEEAATLVEEGSPEPSSVEASQDSNEEE, encoded by the coding sequence GTGGCGAAGTTTACAAAAGAAATAGCATTTGGTGACCACACTCTTATATTAGAAACTGGTGAAGTAGCACGACAAGCTGATGGAGCAGTTTTTGCCAGTATGAATGGTACCCAAGTGTTAGCTACTGTAGTTGGAAAAAAAGACGGTGGTGAAAACAGTGGATTTTTTCCTCTGACAGTAAATTACCAGGAAAAATTTTACGCTGTAGGAAAAATACCAGGGGGATTTAACAAACGCGAAGGCAGACCTACAGAACTCGAAACATTAATTTCTAGACTGATTGATCGTCCTATTCGGCCTCTATTTCCTGAGGGCTTTTGTAACGAAGTGCAAGTAATAGCTACAGTTCTTTCATTAAATCCTGAAGTGTCTCCTGACATCGTAGCAATGATAGCCTCATCTGCTGCTTTAGCTCTTTCTGGGGTTCCATTTAATGGACCAATTGGCGCTGCCCGTGTTGGTTACCGAGATGGTATTTATTTATTAAACCCAAGTAGAAAAGAGCTGGAACACTCTAAATTAGATCTGGTTGTTGCTGGAACTAAAAGTGCTATTTTGATGGTTGAGTCAGAAGCTAAAGAATTAAGTGAAGACATTATGCGCGGAGCGATCATGTTCGGTCATGAAATGATGAAGAATGTGATTAAAGGAATAGAAGAACTGGCTGCTCAAGGAGGCAAGGCGCGTTGGGACTGGAGTCCTCGTGAGGTAGATGTGAATTTGCAGTCACGTGTGTCTGATATGATAAAACATGAAGTTGAAGCTGCTTATCTTATCAAAGACAAACAAGAGCGTTATCAACGCTTAGCCGAATTAAAAGACCAGACTATTACAGCGTTACAAGCCGAAAATGAAGAATTGAATGCTGATATCATCAGTAATCTATTTGTTGAGCTAGAGAGCGCCACAGTCAGAAATCGCATACTTGATGGAGAGCCTCGAATTGATGGTCGGGATTGTAAAACAGTACGACCTATAGCGATTCGCACAAAGTTACTAGAAAGAGCTCATGGCTCTGTTTTATTCACCCGCGGCGAGACCCAAGCTATAGTTGTTGCTACTTTGGGAAATGAGCGGGATGCGCAAATACTTGATAACATTACTGGAGAAACAAAAGACCGCTTCATGCTCCATTACAACTTTCCTCCTTATTCAGTAGGGGAAACGGGTATGATTGGCAGTCCTAAGCGCAGAGAAATCGGACATGGCCGTTTAGCAAAACGTGCGATTATGGCCGTTCTACCAGAGTCAAATGAATTCCCTTATGTTCTAAGAGTTGTTTCAGAAATTACTGAATCGAACGGTTCAAGTTCTATGGCTACAGTTTGTGGCACAAGTTTGGCACTTATGGATGCCGGTGTTCCGCTCAAAGCACCTGTTGCTGGAGTTGCAATGGGTTTGATTAAAGAAGGTGATCGTTATGCTGTTCTTACTGATATATTGGGGGATGAAGATCATTTAGGTGACATGGATTTCAAAGTAGCTGGTACAGAGCATGGAATCACTGCGTTACAAATGGACATCAAAATTCAGGGAATCACCAGTGAAATTATGGAACAAGCTCTAGATCAAGCTTTGGCAGGACGTATGCACATTCTTGGAGTAATGAATAATGCATTAGCAGAGCATAGGGAAGAACTATCACAACATGCTCCTAGAATTACTACCATGAAAGTTGCTGAAGATAAGATTCGCACAATTATTGGTAAAGGTGGCGCGACAATCAAAGGTCTTATTGATAGTACTGGAGTTTCTATCGATATAGATGATACAGGTGTCGTGCAATTATTTTCACCTGACTTGCAGGCATTAGAAGAAGCTCAAAAGCAAATTAAATCTTTAATCGCTGAAATTGAAGTGGGTCAAACTTATCAAGGTAAAGTGAGTAAAATCGTTGATTTTGGTGCCTTCATCAATCTATTACCTGGCAAAGATGGATTGCTGCACATTTCGCAAATCTGTAATGATAGAGCTCAAAAAGTCGATACCGTTTTACAAGAAGGACAGGAAATAGAAGTGTTTGTTGCTGGTATTGATAAACAAGGCAGGGTGAAACTTGAATGGAAAGATAAACCAAAGAATGAAGAAGCAGCGACACTCGTTGAAGAAGGTAGTCCTGAGCCATCAAGTGTAGAGGCCTCTCAAGACAGTAATGAGGAAGAGTAG
- the rpsO gene encoding 30S ribosomal protein S15, translating into MSLNSADKAAIVKDYQRSDKDTGSPEVQVSIITSRIKYLTEHFKEHKKDFHSRRGLQELVNKRRKLLKYLKRKNGARYQTLIQSLELRDSY; encoded by the coding sequence ATGTCGCTAAATAGCGCGGATAAAGCAGCAATTGTAAAAGATTACCAACGTTCTGATAAAGATACTGGTTCACCTGAAGTTCAGGTTTCTATCATTACAAGCCGTATCAAATATTTAACAGAGCATTTTAAAGAACATAAGAAAGATTTTCATTCTCGACGTGGGCTACAAGAGTTAGTGAATAAGCGTCGCAAATTATTAAAATATTTAAAGCGTAAAAATGGAGCACGTTATCAAACATTAATCCAATCTTTAGAATTGAGAGATTCTTATTGA
- the folE gene encoding GTP cyclohydrolase I FolE, with translation MEQLYTELLKLIGEDVTREGLIDTPARAANAMHYLTKGYQENLEDIINGALFESDMSEMVIVKDIEMYSMCEHHLLPFLGKCHVGYLPHGKVIGLSKIARIVDYFARRLQIQERLTTEIANCIESITGARGVAVVIEAKHLCMMMRGVEKQNSVMTTSVMLGDMRNNPTSRSEFLTLIHGK, from the coding sequence ATGGAACAATTATATACAGAACTATTAAAACTAATTGGTGAAGATGTAACTCGTGAGGGTTTGATAGATACTCCTGCACGTGCAGCAAACGCAATGCATTACTTGACTAAAGGCTATCAAGAGAATCTTGAGGACATTATCAATGGCGCTCTATTCGAATCTGATATGAGCGAAATGGTTATAGTCAAAGATATAGAAATGTATTCAATGTGTGAACACCATCTACTCCCCTTCCTTGGCAAATGTCATGTTGGGTACCTCCCTCATGGAAAAGTAATTGGCTTGTCTAAAATAGCACGTATCGTTGATTATTTTGCAAGACGGTTACAAATTCAAGAGCGCCTAACTACAGAAATAGCCAATTGTATTGAATCAATTACTGGCGCACGTGGTGTAGCCGTTGTTATTGAAGCAAAACACCTTTGCATGATGATGCGTGGCGTGGAAAAACAAAACTCGGTGATGACAACTTCTGTAATGCTTGGTGACATGCGTAATAACCCAACAAGTAGGTCTGAGTTTTTGACTTTAATTCATGGGAAATAA
- a CDS encoding YbaB/EbfC family nucleoid-associated protein has translation MDMNQNLGNLMKEAQKMQQRMQEAQQQLSQLVVTGEAGGGMVVIKMNGRHDATEVKIKPSMMEEDVEMLEDLVAAAINDAVRKIEKASKEKISQLTAGLNIPTDLMGGDKGDKE, from the coding sequence ATGGATATGAATCAAAATCTTGGTAACCTAATGAAAGAAGCGCAAAAAATGCAACAACGCATGCAAGAAGCGCAACAGCAGTTAAGCCAATTAGTGGTTACCGGTGAAGCTGGTGGTGGCATGGTAGTAATTAAGATGAATGGCCGACATGATGCGACTGAAGTGAAAATTAAACCATCCATGATGGAAGAGGATGTTGAAATGCTCGAAGATTTAGTAGCAGCTGCTATTAACGATGCCGTACGAAAAATTGAAAAAGCATCTAAAGAAAAAATCAGCCAATTAACCGCAGGCCTTAATATTCCTACTGACTTAATGGGTGGCGATAAGGGCGATAAGGAATAA
- the ppa gene encoding inorganic diphosphatase yields the protein MSLMKISSGRDLPKEINVVIEIPMHSEPVKYEMNKESGVLFVDRFLTTPMFYPANYGYIPQTLSEDGDPVDVLVVTPVPLVGGSVIPCRAVGMLKMTDESGIDAKILAVPTNKLTKIYESIQSYESLPQHLLRSVEHFFSHYKDLEEGKWVKLDGWVGPDEAFKEILSSVSRFNENK from the coding sequence ATGAGTTTAATGAAAATCAGTAGTGGTCGCGATTTACCAAAAGAAATTAATGTGGTTATAGAAATTCCTATGCACAGTGAACCAGTAAAATATGAAATGAATAAAGAATCCGGAGTGTTATTCGTGGATCGCTTTTTGACAACGCCCATGTTTTATCCTGCTAATTATGGCTATATTCCTCAGACTTTATCTGAAGATGGAGATCCTGTAGATGTGCTTGTTGTAACTCCGGTTCCTTTGGTCGGTGGGTCTGTTATTCCATGCAGAGCGGTAGGAATGTTAAAAATGACGGATGAATCCGGTATTGATGCTAAGATCCTAGCTGTACCGACAAACAAGTTAACTAAAATTTATGAGTCCATTCAATCCTATGAAAGCTTGCCTCAGCATTTATTGCGATCAGTAGAACATTTTTTCAGCCATTACAAAGACTTAGAAGAAGGGAAATGGGTGAAACTCGATGGTTGGGTTGGCCCTGACGAGGCTTTCAAAGAAATTTTATCCAGCGTTTCTCGTTTTAATGAGAATAAATAA
- a CDS encoding DUF547 domain-containing protein, which translates to MLKKQNFSPVKITKKSFFLLLMLLFTGLANASFYKNLWPKWEVSNPLSHKVINHQLWQTFLNRRVITNEENINLVDYNHMTQIDLNLLKDYLKSMSEINIDNYNRNEQLAYWINVYNALTVQIVANYYPITTIQEINISPGLFSVGPWGANLITIKSTPLTLDDINNRIIRAVWNDPRTHYALNNATIGAPNLSRKAYQGNKLEEQLNQAATTYINSLRGVHVVEGNLITSKIYEWYEEDFGGTKQDVVFHLLIFANEPLQSQLKHINSIDGYIYNWHINSPTTDL; encoded by the coding sequence ATGTTAAAAAAACAGAATTTCTCTCCAGTAAAGATCACGAAAAAATCTTTCTTCCTATTATTGATGCTCCTCTTTACAGGTTTAGCAAACGCGTCTTTTTATAAAAATTTATGGCCCAAATGGGAGGTGAGTAATCCATTATCACATAAAGTAATTAACCATCAACTTTGGCAAACTTTTCTAAACCGTCGCGTCATTACTAATGAGGAAAATATCAATCTCGTTGATTATAACCATATGACTCAAATAGATTTAAACTTGTTGAAAGATTATTTAAAAAGCATGTCAGAAATCAATATTGATAATTACAACCGTAATGAACAACTCGCTTATTGGATTAATGTTTATAATGCGTTGACAGTACAAATTGTTGCTAACTATTACCCTATTACTACAATTCAAGAAATTAATATTTCGCCCGGTTTATTCAGTGTAGGTCCTTGGGGAGCTAATTTAATCACGATTAAGAGTACTCCTTTAACTCTGGATGATATCAATAATCGTATTATTAGAGCGGTTTGGAACGATCCTCGTACTCATTATGCTTTAAATAATGCCACTATCGGGGCTCCAAACTTAAGTAGAAAAGCCTATCAAGGAAATAAGCTAGAAGAACAATTAAATCAAGCGGCTACAACTTATATTAATTCTCTTAGAGGAGTGCATGTTGTCGAGGGAAATCTCATAACTTCTAAAATCTATGAATGGTATGAAGAGGACTTTGGCGGCACAAAACAAGATGTAGTTTTTCATTTATTAATATTTGCTAATGAACCGTTACAAAGTCAACTGAAGCATATCAATAGTATTGATGGTTATATCTATAATTGGCATATTAATAGTCCTACGACCGATCTTTGA
- the truB gene encoding tRNA pseudouridine(55) synthase TruB, with the protein MKVSSTSSTKIDGILLLNKPQGMTSNYALQKVKRLLSAKKAGHTGSLDPLATGMLPICFGEATKICQFLLEADKCYQTTGLLGIKTNTADATGEEIARVDMFTISSQQLIEVLEKHKGVIKQVPSMFSALKHQGTPLYCFARKGIDIERPAREILISELELNAFDGVQFSLTVTCSKGTYIRNLVEDIGDVLGVGAHVTHLHRVYTAGLNDMPMYSLDELEAMSLTERKACLIPIDRAVGYLEQVTLLDDEVITIRQGRVITNKINVELADCVRLYDARAQFIGLGERSTNGTIKAKRLLSF; encoded by the coding sequence ATGAAAGTGAGTAGTACTTCATCAACAAAAATTGATGGAATTCTTTTGCTTAATAAACCGCAAGGAATGACATCTAATTATGCGTTACAAAAAGTAAAAAGATTATTAAGTGCTAAAAAAGCAGGGCATACTGGGAGCTTAGACCCTCTTGCTACAGGCATGTTACCTATCTGTTTTGGTGAAGCAACAAAAATTTGTCAGTTTTTGCTTGAAGCAGATAAATGTTATCAGACTACCGGTTTGCTAGGTATTAAGACAAATACCGCCGATGCAACAGGCGAAGAAATTGCGCGAGTAGATATGTTTACAATTTCTTCGCAGCAGTTAATTGAAGTTCTAGAAAAGCATAAGGGCGTTATAAAACAGGTGCCATCTATGTTTTCTGCATTAAAACATCAGGGAACTCCACTTTATTGTTTCGCTCGAAAAGGGATAGATATAGAGCGACCCGCTCGTGAAATTTTGATCAGCGAGTTGGAACTCAATGCATTTGATGGGGTACAGTTTTCTTTGACGGTAACTTGCAGCAAAGGAACCTATATTCGAAATTTGGTGGAAGATATCGGTGATGTATTAGGAGTTGGAGCACATGTGACTCACTTACATCGAGTCTATACTGCTGGCTTAAATGATATGCCTATGTATTCTCTTGATGAATTAGAGGCAATGTCTTTGACCGAAAGAAAAGCTTGTTTAATTCCTATAGATAGGGCTGTTGGTTATCTTGAGCAAGTGACGCTTTTGGACGATGAAGTGATTACTATACGGCAGGGTAGAGTAATCACAAATAAAATAAATGTTGAACTGGCTGATTGTGTCCGTCTTTACGATGCAAGAGCACAATTTATTGGGTTGGGTGAGCGAAGCACCAATGGTACTATTAAAGCGAAACGGTTACTTTCTTTCTAA